One stretch of Pseudomonas fragi DNA includes these proteins:
- a CDS encoding sigma-70 family RNA polymerase sigma factor — translation MIGTTPPPELPSTDNWSEVLAFFEGRTAILTANTDYLEKLLAQCSLGNRRAFETLYRSVAPRLYSVALRCMGRSDLAEEVVQESFVRIWHNASRYQAHLSSPLTWMITITRNQAIDQLRKHRELPLSDLQQDAVADDSPSALDQLGSAREARALNQCLEGLESMQRQSITIAYFHGLSASELAQQLAAPLGSVKSWIRRGMERLRRCLES, via the coding sequence ATGATTGGAACAACCCCACCCCCTGAACTACCCTCAACCGACAACTGGTCTGAAGTCCTGGCTTTTTTTGAGGGGAGAACAGCTATTTTAACTGCCAATACCGATTACCTTGAAAAGCTCCTGGCCCAATGCTCATTGGGTAATCGGCGTGCCTTCGAAACCCTCTATCGCAGCGTGGCCCCGCGCTTGTACAGCGTGGCTTTGCGCTGCATGGGGCGCAGTGATCTGGCCGAAGAAGTGGTGCAGGAAAGTTTTGTGCGTATCTGGCACAACGCCTCGCGTTACCAGGCCCATTTGTCGTCACCGCTGACCTGGATGATCACCATCACCCGCAACCAGGCCATCGACCAGTTGCGCAAACACCGCGAATTGCCATTGAGCGACCTGCAGCAGGACGCCGTGGCCGATGACAGCCCCAGCGCCCTCGACCAACTGGGCAGCGCCCGCGAGGCCCGTGCTCTCAACCAGTGCCTGGAAGGCCTCGAAAGCATGCAGCGCCAGAGCATCACCATCGCCTATTTTCATGGGCTGAGCGCCAGTGAACTGGCGCAGCAATTGGCCGCGCCTCTGGGTTCGGTCAAATCCTGGATTCGCCGGGGCATGGAGCGACTGCGCAGGTGCCTGGAATCATGA
- a CDS encoding sarcosine oxidase subunit beta family protein, producing MQRYSGFGLFKHSLSHHENWQKMWRTPTPKKVYDVVIVGGGGHGLATAYYLAKEHGITNVAVVEKGWLGGGNTARNTTIVRSNYLWDESAHLYEHAMKLWEGLSQDLNYNVMFSQRGVYNLCHTLQDMRDSERRVSANRLNGVDGELLNGKQVADEIPYLDCSKNTRYPIIGATVQRRGGVARHDAVAWGFARAADALGVDLIQQTEVLGFRKENGVCIGVETSKGFIGAKRVGVVTAGNSGHMARQAGFRLPIESHPLQALVSEPIKPIIDSVIMSNAVHGYISQSDKGDLVIGAGIDGWVGYGQRGSYPVIEHTIQAIVEMFPVLSRVRMNRQWGGIVDTTPDACPIISKTPVPNLFFNCGWGTGGFKATPGSGNVFAASLAKGEMHPLAAPFSIDRFHTGALIDEHGAAAVAH from the coding sequence ATGCAACGGTATTCAGGCTTCGGCCTCTTCAAGCACTCCCTCAGCCACCACGAAAACTGGCAGAAGATGTGGCGCACACCGACCCCGAAAAAGGTCTATGACGTGGTTATCGTCGGCGGTGGCGGCCACGGGCTGGCGACCGCGTACTACCTGGCCAAGGAGCACGGCATCACCAACGTGGCCGTGGTCGAGAAGGGCTGGCTGGGCGGCGGCAACACGGCGCGCAACACTACCATCGTGCGCTCCAACTACCTGTGGGACGAGTCGGCGCACCTTTACGAACATGCGATGAAGCTGTGGGAAGGGTTGTCCCAGGACTTGAACTACAACGTCATGTTCTCCCAGCGCGGCGTCTACAACCTGTGCCATACCCTGCAGGACATGCGTGACTCCGAGCGCCGGGTAAGCGCCAACCGCCTCAACGGCGTAGACGGTGAACTGCTCAACGGCAAGCAGGTGGCGGATGAAATCCCGTACCTCGACTGCTCGAAAAACACCCGTTACCCGATCATCGGCGCCACCGTACAACGGCGTGGCGGCGTGGCCCGCCACGATGCCGTGGCCTGGGGCTTTGCCCGCGCCGCCGATGCCCTGGGCGTGGACTTGATCCAGCAAACCGAAGTGCTCGGCTTTCGCAAGGAAAACGGCGTGTGCATCGGCGTCGAAACCAGCAAGGGCTTTATCGGCGCCAAGCGCGTCGGTGTGGTCACGGCTGGCAACTCGGGGCATATGGCCCGCCAGGCCGGCTTTCGCCTGCCCATCGAATCGCACCCGCTGCAAGCGCTGGTGTCCGAGCCGATCAAGCCGATTATCGACAGCGTGATCATGTCCAACGCCGTTCACGGCTATATCAGCCAGTCCGACAAGGGCGACCTGGTGATCGGTGCCGGGATCGACGGCTGGGTCGGCTACGGCCAGCGCGGCTCGTACCCGGTGATCGAGCACACCATTCAGGCGATTGTGGAGATGTTCCCGGTGCTGTCCCGCGTGCGCATGAACCGTCAGTGGGGCGGCATCGTCGATACCACGCCCGATGCCTGCCCGATCATCTCGAAAACCCCGGTGCCGAACCTGTTCTTCAACTGCGGCTGGGGTACCGGCGGCTTCAAGGCCACCCCGGGTTCGGGCAACGTCTTCGCCGCCAGCCTGGCCAAGGGCGAAATGCACCCGCTGGCCGCGCCGTTTTCCATTGACCGGTTCCACACCGGTGCCCTGATCGACGAACACGGCGCAGCCGCTGTCGCCCACTAA
- the glyA gene encoding serine hydroxymethyltransferase, which yields MFSKQDQIQGYDDALLAAMNAEDQRQEDHIELIASENYTSQRVMQAQGSGLTNKYAEGYPGKRYYGGCEHVDKVEQLAIDRAKQLFGADYANVQPHSGSSANAAVYLALLNAGDTVLGMSLAHGGHLTHGASVSFSGKLYNAVQYGIDTSTGLIDYDEVERLAVEHQPKMIIAGFSAYSKFLDFPRFRQIADKVGAYLFVDMAHVAGLVAAGLYPNPLPYADVVTTTTHKTLRGPRGGLILTRANEALEKKLNSAVFPGGQGGPLMHVIAAKAVCFKEALEPGFKTYQKQVIDNAQAMAEVFIKRGYDVVSGGTDNHLFLLSLIRQGLTGKDADAALGRAHITVNKNAVPNDPQSPFVTSGLRIGTPAVTTRGFKVAQCTELAGWICDILDHLGDADIEADVARQVTSLCQDFPVYR from the coding sequence ATGTTCAGCAAGCAGGATCAGATCCAGGGTTACGACGACGCCTTGTTGGCGGCCATGAACGCCGAAGACCAGCGCCAGGAAGATCACATTGAGTTGATCGCCTCCGAGAACTACACCAGCCAGCGCGTGATGCAAGCCCAGGGCAGCGGCCTGACCAACAAGTACGCCGAAGGCTACCCGGGCAAGCGCTACTACGGCGGCTGCGAGCATGTGGATAAAGTCGAACAGCTGGCCATCGACCGCGCCAAGCAATTGTTCGGCGCCGATTACGCCAACGTGCAGCCGCACTCGGGCAGCTCGGCCAACGCGGCGGTGTACCTGGCACTGCTCAATGCCGGCGATACCGTACTGGGCATGAGCCTGGCCCACGGCGGACACCTGACCCACGGTGCCAGCGTCAGCTTCTCGGGCAAACTCTACAACGCCGTGCAGTACGGTATCGACACCAGCACCGGCTTGATCGACTACGACGAAGTCGAGCGTCTGGCTGTTGAACATCAACCAAAAATGATCATTGCCGGATTCTCGGCCTACTCCAAATTCCTCGATTTCCCACGCTTTCGTCAGATTGCGGACAAGGTCGGTGCATATCTGTTTGTGGATATGGCCCACGTTGCCGGGCTGGTGGCGGCCGGGCTGTACCCCAACCCGCTGCCGTATGCCGACGTGGTGACCACCACCACCCACAAAACCCTGCGCGGCCCCCGTGGTGGGCTGATCCTGACCAGGGCCAACGAAGCGCTGGAGAAAAAACTCAACTCGGCGGTGTTCCCCGGCGGCCAGGGCGGGCCGTTGATGCATGTAATTGCTGCCAAGGCCGTGTGCTTCAAGGAAGCGCTGGAGCCGGGCTTCAAGACCTATCAAAAACAGGTCATCGATAACGCCCAGGCCATGGCCGAGGTGTTTATCAAGCGCGGCTATGACGTGGTCTCGGGCGGTACTGACAACCACCTGTTCCTGCTCAGCCTGATCCGTCAGGGCCTGACCGGCAAGGACGCCGACGCCGCCCTGGGCCGCGCCCATATCACGGTCAATAAAAATGCCGTGCCCAACGACCCGCAATCACCCTTTGTCACCTCGGGCCTGCGCATCGGCACCCCGGCAGTGACCACCCGCGGTTTCAAGGTGGCGCAATGCACGGAGCTGGCGGGCTGGATCTGCGACATCCTCGATCACCTCGGCGATGCCGATATCGAGGCCGATGTGGCCCGCCAGGTGACTTCGCTGTGCCAAGACTTCCCGGTTTATCGCTGA
- a CDS encoding sarcosine oxidase subunit delta: MLHIFCPHCGELRSEEEFHASGQAHIPRPLDPGSCTDAEWGDYLFFRDNPRGLHHELWNHVAGCRQFFNATRNTVTYEILETYLIGSKPQFTEQAAPAATTATRELGEKV; this comes from the coding sequence ATGTTGCATATCTTCTGTCCCCATTGCGGCGAGCTTCGCTCCGAAGAGGAATTCCACGCCAGCGGCCAGGCGCACATCCCGCGCCCGCTCGACCCCGGCAGTTGCACCGACGCCGAGTGGGGCGACTACCTGTTCTTTCGTGACAACCCCCGCGGCCTGCACCACGAACTGTGGAACCACGTCGCCGGTTGCCGGCAGTTTTTCAATGCCACGCGCAACACCGTGACGTACGAAATTCTCGAAACCTACCTGATCGGCAGCAAGCCGCAGTTCACTGAACAGGCGGCGCCAGCGGCCACCACGGCCACCCGCGAGCTGGGAGAAAAAGTATGA
- the purU gene encoding formyltetrahydrofolate deformylase, with protein sequence MSRAPDTWILTADCPSLLGTVDAVTRYLFEHRCYVTEHHSFDDQRSARFFIRVEFRQPDGFDEHEFRAGLAERGQAFGMTFELTPPHHRPKVLIMVSKADHCLNDLLYRQRIGQLSMDVVAVVSNHPDLEPLAQWHGIPYHHFALDPANKPAQEAKVWQVIEDTGAELVILARYMQVLSPELCRKLDGKAINIHHSLLPGFKGAKPYHQAYEKGVKLVGATAHYINNDLDEGPIIAQGVEVVDHSHYPEDLIAKGRDIEAQTLARGVGYHIERRVFLNGGRTVVL encoded by the coding sequence ATGAGCCGCGCCCCCGACACCTGGATCCTCACCGCCGACTGCCCGAGCCTGCTGGGCACGGTGGACGCGGTTACCCGTTATCTGTTCGAGCACCGCTGCTACGTCACCGAGCACCATTCCTTCGACGACCAGCGCTCGGCGCGGTTTTTTATCCGCGTGGAATTCCGCCAGCCCGACGGCTTCGATGAGCACGAATTTCGCGCAGGCCTGGCCGAACGCGGTCAGGCGTTCGGCATGACTTTCGAACTGACACCGCCACACCATCGGCCAAAAGTGCTGATCATGGTGTCCAAAGCCGACCACTGCCTCAACGACCTGCTCTATCGCCAGCGTATCGGCCAGTTGTCGATGGACGTGGTGGCCGTGGTCTCCAATCACCCCGATCTGGAGCCGCTGGCGCAATGGCACGGCATCCCCTACCACCACTTCGCCCTCGACCCGGCCAACAAGCCCGCGCAGGAGGCCAAAGTCTGGCAAGTGATCGAAGACACCGGCGCCGAACTGGTGATCCTCGCCCGTTACATGCAAGTGCTGTCCCCCGAGCTGTGCCGCAAGCTCGACGGCAAGGCGATCAATATCCACCACTCCCTGCTGCCCGGTTTCAAGGGCGCCAAGCCCTATCACCAGGCCTACGAAAAAGGCGTCAAGCTGGTGGGCGCCACCGCCCATTACATCAACAACGACCTCGACGAAGGCCCGATCATTGCCCAGGGCGTCGAGGTGGTAGACCACAGCCACTACCCCGAAGACCTGATCGCCAAGGGCCGCGATATCGAAGCGCAAACCCTGGCCCGAGGCGTGGGCTATCACATTGAACGGCGCGTTTTCCTAAATGGAGGTCGTACGGTGGTGCTGTGA
- a CDS encoding DUF2780 domain-containing protein codes for MKKLSGVALATLMTVAASPVFAGFSLSDVANVAAQVQGGNGNGATTDKSAQAVQMLTKVNELGVKPEQAAGGIGAMLSLAKNQLTSSDYSELTKQVPGVNKLAGAGALGQLSQLGGLLGKSNGVSETATSAVSNVANTDQLNSAFTALGMQDGMVAKFAPVLLDYFKGQNVSTSLLSKLSSAWGV; via the coding sequence ATGAAAAAGTTGAGCGGCGTGGCACTGGCAACATTGATGACCGTGGCAGCGAGCCCGGTGTTTGCAGGTTTCAGCCTGAGCGACGTGGCCAACGTGGCTGCGCAAGTGCAGGGCGGCAACGGCAATGGCGCAACCACGGACAAGTCGGCACAAGCCGTGCAAATGCTGACCAAGGTCAACGAGCTGGGCGTCAAGCCTGAGCAGGCCGCGGGCGGTATTGGCGCAATGTTGAGCCTGGCGAAAAACCAGCTGACCTCCAGCGACTACTCCGAACTGACCAAGCAAGTGCCAGGCGTGAACAAGCTGGCAGGCGCCGGAGCCCTGGGCCAACTGAGCCAGTTGGGCGGCCTGCTGGGCAAGTCCAATGGCGTTTCCGAGACCGCAACCAGCGCTGTCAGCAACGTGGCCAACACCGACCAGCTCAACAGCGCCTTTACTGCGCTGGGCATGCAGGACGGCATGGTTGCCAAGTTCGCACCGGTATTGCTGGACTACTTCAAAGGTCAGAACGTCAGCACTTCGCTGCTGAGCAAACTGAGCAGCGCCTGGGGCGTTTAA
- a CDS encoding anti-sigma factor domain-containing protein: protein MNYQTPERRRALAADYAIGLMPPTARKRFEHLLQDDAPLRAELARWNTHLSQLTEPLVEQPVPDHVWQAIVARIEPQTLHVPARRPFWSWVRLSALACSLLIALTVGLLYNRDSVQYKATLLSGTAQPGLSIEAHSDYLKVRPLELAAVDGGRSLELWAIPVEGKPVSLGLIPRDGDGRITLSQTQQQLIRIPVVLAVSLEPQGGSPTGQPTGPVLYQGPLASL, encoded by the coding sequence ATGAACTATCAAACCCCCGAACGGCGCCGTGCGCTGGCCGCCGACTACGCCATCGGCCTGATGCCGCCCACCGCCCGCAAACGCTTCGAGCATCTGCTGCAAGACGATGCGCCGCTGCGCGCCGAACTGGCGCGCTGGAACACCCACCTCAGCCAGTTGACCGAGCCTTTGGTCGAGCAACCCGTGCCCGACCATGTGTGGCAGGCCATCGTGGCGCGCATCGAACCGCAAACCCTGCATGTGCCGGCCAGGCGGCCGTTCTGGAGCTGGGTACGCCTGAGTGCGCTGGCCTGTTCCTTGCTGATTGCCCTGACCGTGGGCCTGCTCTACAACCGCGACAGCGTGCAGTACAAGGCCACCCTGCTCAGTGGTACGGCGCAGCCGGGCCTGAGCATCGAGGCCCACAGCGACTACCTGAAGGTGCGGCCACTGGAACTGGCGGCGGTGGATGGCGGCCGCAGCCTGGAGTTGTGGGCGATACCGGTCGAAGGAAAACCGGTGTCCCTGGGCCTGATCCCCCGCGATGGCGATGGCCGGATCACCCTTAGCCAAACCCAGCAGCAATTGATCAGGATTCCGGTGGTGCTGGCGGTCAGCCTTGAACCGCAAGGCGGCTCGCCGACCGGGCAACCGACGGGCCCGGTGCTGTATCAGGGGCCGCTGGCCAGCCTGTAA
- a CDS encoding sarcosine oxidase subunit alpha translates to MSQTHRLPNGGRVDRTKVLSFTFNGQQYKGYEGDSLAAALLANGVDVIGRSFKYSRPRGIYAAGAEEPNAVLQIGATEATQIPNVRATQQALYQGLVATSTNGWPNVNNDVMGILGKVGGKLMPPGFYYKTFMYPQSFWMTYEKYIRKAAGLGRSPTQNDPDTYDYMNHHCDVLIVGAGPAGLAAALAAGRSGARVIIADEQEEFGGSLLDSRESLDGKPAMEWVAKVIAELKSLPDVILLPRATVNGYHDHNFLTIHERLTDHLGDRAPIGQVRQRIHRVRAKRVVLATGACERPLVYGNNDVPGNMLAGAVSTYVRRYGVAPGRKLVLSTNNDHAYRVALDWLDAGQQVVAVADARSNPRGALVEEARAKGIRILTGSAVIEARGSKHVTGARVAAIDVKALSVASPGEWLDCDLLATSGGYSPVVHLASHLGGKPTWREDILGFVPGEAPQKRVCVGGINGVYALGDSLADGFEGGVRAASEAGFKAVEGVLPKALNQLQEPTLALFHVPHEKGTARAPKQFVDLQNDVTAAAIELATREGFESVEHVKRYTALGFGTDQGKLGNVNGLAIAARSLNVTIPQMGTTMFRPNYTPVTFGAVAGRHCGHIFEPVRYTALQAWHVKQGAEFEDVGQWKRPWYFPRNGEDMHAAVKRECKAVRDSVGILDASTLGKIDIQGPDAREFLNRIYTNAWTKLDVGKARYGLMCKEDGMVFDDGVTACLADNHFVMTTTTGGAARVLQWLEIYQQTEWPELKVYFTSVTDHYATLTLSGPNSRKLLSEVTDIDLDRDAFPFMTWKEGLVAGVPARVFRISFTGELSYEVNIQADYAMGVLEKIVEAGKQYNLTPYGTETMHVLRAEKGFIIVGQDTDGSMTPDDLNMGWCVGRTKPFSWIGWRGMNREDCLREQRKQLVGLKPVNPTQWLPEGAQLVFDAKQAIPMTMVGHVTSSYAHNSLGYSFAMGVVKGGLKRIGERVFSPQADGSVIEAEIVSSVFFDPKGDRQNI, encoded by the coding sequence ATGAGCCAGACCCATCGCCTGCCCAACGGCGGCCGCGTTGACCGCACCAAAGTGCTGAGCTTCACCTTCAACGGTCAGCAATATAAAGGCTACGAAGGCGACAGCCTGGCGGCCGCCTTGTTGGCCAACGGCGTTGACGTGATCGGCCGCAGTTTCAAATATTCCCGGCCCCGGGGCATCTACGCCGCCGGTGCCGAAGAACCCAACGCAGTGCTGCAGATCGGCGCCACCGAAGCCACGCAAATCCCCAACGTGCGCGCCACGCAACAGGCGCTGTACCAAGGCCTGGTCGCCACCAGCACCAACGGCTGGCCCAACGTTAATAACGACGTGATGGGCATTCTCGGCAAGGTGGGCGGCAAGCTGATGCCGCCGGGTTTCTACTACAAAACTTTTATGTACCCGCAGTCGTTCTGGATGACCTACGAGAAGTACATCCGTAAGGCGGCAGGTCTTGGGCGTTCGCCGACCCAGAACGATCCTGATACCTACGACTATATGAACCACCACTGTGACGTGCTGATCGTCGGCGCTGGCCCTGCGGGGTTGGCAGCAGCATTGGCTGCGGGCCGCAGCGGTGCACGGGTGATCATCGCCGACGAACAGGAAGAGTTCGGCGGCAGCCTGCTCGACAGCCGCGAAAGCCTGGACGGCAAACCGGCGATGGAATGGGTGGCCAAGGTTATCGCTGAACTCAAGTCACTGCCGGACGTGATCCTGTTGCCCCGGGCGACGGTGAACGGCTATCACGACCACAACTTCCTGACCATTCACGAACGCCTCACCGACCACCTGGGCGACCGTGCCCCGATCGGTCAGGTGCGCCAGCGCATCCACCGGGTACGCGCCAAGCGCGTGGTGCTGGCCACCGGCGCCTGCGAGCGGCCATTGGTGTATGGCAACAATGACGTGCCGGGCAATATGCTTGCCGGTGCCGTGTCCACCTATGTGCGCCGCTATGGCGTGGCGCCGGGCAGAAAACTGGTGCTCAGCACCAACAACGACCACGCCTACCGCGTGGCCCTGGACTGGCTTGATGCAGGCCAGCAAGTGGTCGCCGTTGCCGATGCGCGCAGCAACCCGCGGGGTGCGCTGGTTGAAGAAGCGCGGGCCAAGGGCATTCGCATCCTCACCGGTAGTGCGGTGATCGAAGCCCGTGGCAGCAAACATGTAACCGGCGCCCGGGTGGCGGCAATTGACGTCAAGGCGCTGAGCGTCGCCAGCCCCGGTGAATGGCTGGACTGCGACCTGCTGGCCACCTCGGGCGGCTACAGCCCGGTGGTGCATCTGGCCTCGCACCTGGGCGGCAAGCCGACCTGGCGCGAAGACATTCTCGGTTTCGTCCCCGGCGAAGCCCCGCAAAAGCGTGTGTGCGTAGGCGGCATCAACGGCGTTTATGCGCTGGGCGACAGCCTGGCCGATGGCTTTGAAGGTGGCGTGCGAGCGGCCAGCGAAGCGGGTTTCAAGGCGGTGGAAGGCGTGTTGCCCAAAGCCCTGAACCAGTTGCAGGAACCCACCCTGGCGCTGTTCCATGTGCCCCATGAAAAAGGTACGGCACGCGCGCCCAAGCAATTTGTCGACCTGCAAAACGACGTCACCGCCGCGGCCATCGAACTGGCAACCCGCGAAGGCTTCGAGTCGGTGGAGCACGTCAAGCGCTACACCGCGCTGGGCTTCGGCACCGACCAGGGCAAACTGGGCAACGTCAACGGGCTGGCCATCGCTGCACGCTCGCTGAACGTGACCATCCCGCAGATGGGCACCACCATGTTCCGTCCCAACTACACGCCGGTGACGTTCGGTGCGGTGGCGGGGCGGCATTGCGGGCATATCTTCGAGCCGGTGCGCTACACCGCGCTGCAAGCCTGGCATGTGAAGCAGGGCGCTGAATTTGAAGATGTCGGCCAGTGGAAACGCCCTTGGTACTTCCCGCGTAACGGCGAAGATATGCATGCGGCGGTCAAGCGCGAGTGCAAGGCGGTGCGCGACAGCGTCGGCATCCTCGATGCCTCCACCCTGGGCAAGATCGACATCCAGGGCCCGGATGCGCGGGAGTTTCTCAACCGCATCTACACCAACGCCTGGACCAAGCTCGACGTGGGCAAGGCCCGCTACGGCCTGATGTGCAAGGAAGACGGCATGGTCTTCGACGACGGCGTGACGGCCTGCCTGGCTGACAACCATTTCGTCATGACTACCACCACCGGCGGTGCGGCCCGCGTGTTGCAATGGCTGGAAATTTACCAGCAGACCGAATGGCCAGAGCTGAAGGTTTACTTCACTTCGGTCACCGACCACTACGCGACCCTGACCTTGTCCGGCCCCAATAGCCGCAAGTTGCTGAGCGAAGTGACGGATATCGACCTGGACCGCGATGCGTTCCCGTTCATGACCTGGAAAGAAGGCCTGGTGGCGGGCGTGCCGGCGCGGGTGTTCCGTATCTCGTTTACCGGCGAGCTGTCGTATGAGGTCAATATCCAGGCCGATTACGCGATGGGCGTGCTGGAAAAAATCGTCGAAGCGGGCAAGCAGTACAACCTCACGCCCTACGGTACCGAGACCATGCACGTGTTGCGGGCCGAGAAGGGTTTCATCATTGTGGGCCAGGACACCGACGGCTCCATGACCCCCGACGACTTGAACATGGGCTGGTGCGTGGGCCGCACCAAACCGTTCTCGTGGATCGGCTGGCGCGGCATGAACCGTGAAGACTGCCTGCGTGAACAGCGCAAGCAACTGGTGGGGCTCAAGCCCGTCAACCCGACCCAATGGCTGCCCGAAGGTGCGCAACTGGTGTTCGACGCCAAACAGGCGATCCCGATGACGATGGTCGGCCATGTGACCTCCAGCTATGCGCACAACTCGCTGGGGTATTCGTTTGCAATGGGCGTGGTCAAGGGCGGCTTGAAGCGCATCGGCGAGCGGGTGTTTTCGCCCCAGGCGGATGGCAGCGTGATCGAAGCGGAAATTGTGTCTTCGGTGTTCTTCGACCCGAAAGGCGACCGGCAGAATATTTGA
- a CDS encoding sarcosine oxidase subunit gamma: protein MTTANVYQQRPGSGAKAESSLHHANLAGLIGKGRKNPGVTVREKKLLGHLTLRGDGKDPAFAEGVHKALGLELPVALSLVANADTSLQWMGPDEWLLIVPGGQEFAVEQALRAALAGLHISVVNVSGGQQLLELSGPKVREVLMKSTSYDVHPDNFPVGKAVGTVFVKSQLVIRHTAEDTWELLIRRSFSDYWWLWLQDAAAEYGLSVEA from the coding sequence ATGACCACAGCCAACGTATACCAACAGCGCCCGGGTTCGGGCGCCAAAGCCGAGTCATCGCTGCACCATGCCAACCTCGCCGGCCTGATTGGCAAGGGCCGCAAAAACCCCGGCGTGACCGTGCGCGAGAAAAAACTGCTGGGCCACCTGACCCTGCGCGGCGACGGCAAGGATCCGGCCTTTGCCGAAGGCGTGCACAAGGCCCTGGGCCTGGAACTGCCCGTGGCCCTGAGCCTGGTGGCCAACGCTGATACCTCGCTGCAATGGATGGGCCCCGATGAATGGCTGCTGATTGTGCCCGGCGGCCAGGAGTTTGCCGTGGAACAAGCACTGCGGGCAGCGCTGGCGGGGCTGCATATTTCGGTGGTCAACGTCAGTGGCGGGCAACAGTTGCTGGAACTGAGCGGGCCGAAGGTGCGCGAGGTACTGATGAAGTCCACCAGTTATGACGTACACCCGGACAACTTCCCGGTGGGCAAGGCCGTGGGCACGGTGTTCGTCAAGTCGCAACTGGTGATCCGCCACACGGCTGAAGACACCTGGGAACTGCTGATCCGCCGCAGCTTTTCGGATTACTGGTGGTTATGGTTGCAGGATGCGGCGGCGGAATACGGGTTGAGCGTGGAAGCGTAA
- the fdhA gene encoding formaldehyde dehydrogenase, glutathione-independent codes for MADNRGVVYLGNGQVEVQSIPFPKMQNPQGKPIHHGVILRVVSTNICGSDQHMVRGRTTAQTGLVLGHEITGEVIEAGRDVEHLKVGDLVSVPFNVACGRCRSCKEQNTGVCLTVNPARPGGAYGYVDMGDWVGGQAEYVLVPYADFNLLKLPNRDAAMEKIRDLTCLSDILPTGYHGAVTAGVGPGSTVYIAGAGPVGLAAAASARLLGAAVVIVGDVNPIRLAHAKAQGFEIADLSKDTPLHEQIAELLGEPEVDCAVDAVGFEARGHGHDGVKHEAPATVLNSLMGVVRVAGKIGIPGLYVTEDPGAVDAAAKKGSLSIRFGLGWAKSHSFHTGQTPVMKYNRQLMQAIMWDRIKIADIVGVEVISLDEAPRGYGEFDAGVPKKFVIDPHRMFSKG; via the coding sequence ATGGCTGACAATCGCGGTGTGGTGTACCTGGGCAACGGTCAGGTAGAAGTACAAAGCATTCCTTTCCCCAAGATGCAGAACCCCCAGGGCAAACCCATCCACCACGGCGTGATCCTGCGGGTGGTGTCGACCAATATCTGCGGCTCCGACCAGCATATGGTGCGTGGCCGCACCACGGCGCAAACCGGGCTGGTGCTGGGCCATGAGATCACCGGTGAGGTGATCGAGGCCGGGCGCGATGTGGAACACCTGAAAGTCGGCGACCTGGTGTCGGTGCCGTTTAACGTGGCGTGCGGCCGCTGCCGCAGTTGCAAGGAGCAGAACACTGGTGTGTGTCTGACCGTCAACCCGGCCCGTCCCGGCGGCGCATATGGTTACGTGGACATGGGCGACTGGGTTGGCGGTCAGGCTGAATATGTATTGGTGCCGTATGCCGATTTCAACCTGCTCAAGCTGCCCAATCGTGATGCGGCGATGGAAAAAATCCGCGACCTGACCTGCCTCTCCGACATCCTGCCCACCGGTTATCACGGCGCAGTCACTGCTGGCGTTGGCCCGGGCAGCACGGTGTATATCGCCGGCGCTGGCCCGGTGGGCCTGGCGGCTGCGGCCTCGGCGCGCTTGCTGGGGGCGGCGGTGGTGATTGTCGGCGACGTTAACCCGATTCGCCTGGCCCACGCCAAGGCCCAGGGTTTTGAGATTGCCGATTTGTCCAAGGACACGCCGTTGCACGAACAGATCGCCGAGTTGTTGGGCGAGCCTGAAGTGGACTGTGCAGTGGATGCCGTGGGCTTTGAAGCGCGCGGTCACGGCCATGACGGGGTCAAGCACGAAGCACCGGCCACAGTGCTCAACTCGTTGATGGGCGTAGTGCGGGTAGCGGGCAAGATCGGCATTCCGGGCTTGTATGTGACCGAAGACCCGGGCGCGGTGGACGCGGCGGCGAAGAAGGGCAGCCTGAGCATCCGCTTCGGGTTGGGCTGGGCCAAGTCCCACAGCTTCCACACCGGCCAGACCCCGGTGATGAAATACAACCGCCAACTGATGCAGGCGATCATGTGGGACCGGATCAAGATTGCTGACATTGTGGGTGTAGAAGTCATCAGCCTGGACGAAGCCCCACGGGGCTATGGCGAGTTCGATGCCGGTGTGCCGAAGAAATTCGTGATCGACCCGCACCGGATGTTCAGCAAGGGCTAA